A part of Aegilops tauschii subsp. strangulata cultivar AL8/78 chromosome 2, Aet v6.0, whole genome shotgun sequence genomic DNA contains:
- the LOC109783189 gene encoding uncharacterized protein encodes MDLNLIPEEEDEAQQEEQAHQGDAIDLNLIPEEEDEAQQEEQAHQGDAIDLNLIPEEEDEDIELNWFPEEEEAQDAQEDAEVQEAQEAQEDAEVQEAQEADGHGNPRGKDMTDKERHGVYFSLRVIELRDGQVHVYDKVRIATMLNVNLRTVTRIWNLAKRQLATGQEVDVSSKKNKSGRKRKGLDLSRIATIPLNNRSRIRSLARCLGVPRSTLHDRFQLQELKRITSTIKPTLKPQNKIARLKFCLSMMDERWISSPWPRFKPMTNMVHIDEKWYDMTRVKSSYYVLPGEEEPNRTMHNTHSIGKVMFLTAVAKPRYNEDGEMTFDGKLGIWPFVVQTEAQRTSQNRDRGTIELKPVKVTRPMCRDYLINKVIPTIQEKWPDGDEDTTIFIQQDNATPHVLPNDAGFLEAVAQTDLDIRLLQQPPNSPELSVLDLCFHCSLQSLTDCRAPMNIQELVHGVEEEFENYNAHKLFKSFMTLQAVMVEVMKDQGGNNYKMPHLHKECLQNAGEEIIGVYCSPELITDTKAIIEQGND; translated from the coding sequence ATGGATTTGAACTTGATCCCGGAAGAGGAGGACGAAGCTCAACAAGAAGAACAAGCTCATCAAGGTGACGCTATTGATTTGAACTTGATCCCGGAAGAGGAGGATGAAGCTCAACAAGAAGAACAAGCTCATCAAGGTGATGCTATTGATTTGAACTTGATCCCGGAAGAGGAGGATGAAGACATTGAATTGAATTGGTTTCCTGAAGAGGAAGAAGCTCAAGATGCACAAGAAGATGCAGAAGTGCAAGAAGCTCAAGAGGCACAAGAAGATGCAGAGGTGCAAGAAGCTCAAGAAGCTGATGGACATGGCAATCCAAGAGGGAAGGACATGACAGACAAGGAGAGACATGGTGTTTACTTTTCTCTTCGAGTAATCGAGCTTAGAGATGGACAGGTTCACGTGTATGACAAGGTGCGCATTGCGACTATGCTGAATGTTAACCTGCGAACAGTTACAAGAATATGGAATCTAGCCAAACGACAACTTGCAACAGGCCAAGAAGTTGATGTTTCAAGCAAGAAGAACAAAAGTGGTAGGAAGAGAAAAGGACTAGATCTGTCGAGAATAGCCACAATCCCTTTGAACAACAGAAGCAGAATCCGTTCTCTAGCCAGGTGTTTAGGTGTGCCCCGATCAACCCTACATGACAGATTTCAACTGCAAGAGCTGAAACGCATCACAAGCACCATCAAACCCACCCTCAAGCCACAAAACAAGATAGCGAGACTAAAGTTCTGCCTATCCATGATGGATGAAAGATGGATATCAAGTCCTTGGCCCAGGTTCAAGCCAATGACAAATATGGTCCACATCGATGAGAAATGGTATGATATGACCCGAGTGAAGAGTAGCTACTACGTACTGCCTGGAGAAGAAGAACCAAATCGAACTATGCACAATACTCATAGCATTGGGAAGGTAATGTTTCTAACAGCTGTGGCCAAACCTCGCTACAATGAAGATGGGGAGATGACATTTGATGGAAAACTTGGCATTTGGCCATTCGTGGTACAGACCGAGGCACAACGAACAAGCCAGAACAGAGATAGGGGGACAATAGAGTTGAAGCCGGTCAAAGTTACTAGACCTATGTGCAGAGATTACCTGATCAATAAAGTAATCCCTACCATTCAAGAAAAATGGCCTGACGGTGACGAGGACACAACGATCTTCATTCAACAAGATAATGCAACACCGCATGTCCTCCCTAATGATGCTGGTTTTCTAGAAGCCGTGGCACAGACAGATCTGGATATTCGATTATTGCAACAACCACCAAACAGCCCCGAGCTCAGTGTTCTAGATCTTTGTTTCCACTGCTCCCTCCAATCCCTAACCGACTGCAGAGCGCCTATGAATATACAGGAACTGGTACATGGTGTAGAGGAGGAGTTTGAGAACTACAATGCCCATAAGTTGTTCAAAAGCTTTATGACATTGCAAGCAGTCATGGTTGAAGTGATGAAAGATCAAGGAGGAAACAACTACAAGATGCCGCATCTGCATAAGGAATGTCTACAGAATGCTGGAGAGGAAATAATCGGTGTATACTGCAGTCCTGAGCTAATTACTGACACCAAGGCCATTATAGAACAAGGAAATGATTAG